The following coding sequences lie in one Apium graveolens cultivar Ventura chromosome 1, ASM990537v1, whole genome shotgun sequence genomic window:
- the LOC141707737 gene encoding uncharacterized protein LOC141707737 produces the protein MLLRDAPEGECGNDTNARNLSLKILYLGYYWPTLMHDAIDYIRRCDSSRSWPFMKWGMDIVGKMPPAPGKKFGVSSEIVCDNGSQFISDKTEEFCKRWNINLIKSTPRYPQADGQAESNNKIIINNLKRRLTSCKGKWAEELPWMLWSDMTNPKTSMGQMPYSLVYSTEALLPT, from the exons ATGTTATTAAGAGATGCACCTGAAGGAGAGTGTGGAAATGATACCAACGCAAGAAATCTCTCATTAAAGATTCTATACTTGGGTTATTACTGGCCGACACTAATGCATGATGCTATAGATTACATAAGAAGATGTGACTCCTCCAGATCTTGGCCTTTCATGAAATGGGGGATGGACATTGTGGGCAAGATGCCACCTGCACCTGGGAAAAAG TTTGGTGTTTCATCTGAAATTGTTTGTGACAATGGGTCACAATTCATAAGCGACAAGACTGAAGAATTTTGTAAACGTTGGAACATCAACTTGATTAAGTCGACACCAAGATATCCTCAAGCCGATGGACAGGCTGAATCAAacaacaagatcataatcaacaatCTTAAAAGGAGACTGACATCATGCAAAGGGAAGTGGGCTGAAGAATTGCCTTGGATGTTGTGGTCGGACATGACGAATCCTAAGACGTCAATGGGACAGATGCCATATAGCTTAGTCTATAGCACTGAAGCTTTATTACCAACATAG